A genome region from Nocardioides cynanchi includes the following:
- a CDS encoding branched-chain amino acid ABC transporter substrate-binding protein, whose product MRTRSIAHIGALSLIGALALAGCGSSNSSTAGGGGLTSGSSPTGGASGGTYTIGFEGPLSGSNAQLGINEVNGVQLAVDQANASGDLGFTVKLVKSDDQGNPALAPAAASKIIQNSNVMGVIGPSFSGATLAVAKNYGSAGITIVNPSASDGTIQTHGFPTWHRIFPNDYAEGPAAADFLAKHAQKVFVVNDLSAYGAGVAGAVAKELKKKGVTVITQGVDAKTTDYGPISQTIVNSGAQAMFYGGYDAQGALFAKALAAAGYKGIAMAGNGVKDSVFETGAGAAGVGWYFSCGCQDASVAPTAKQFTADYKAAFKTEPGTYSSEAYDATNILLAAIKAAAAAGTVTRAAVNDAVNKTDYQGITGHITFGPDGDLPVGEGTVNLFQDKNQKIVGLGDITKAK is encoded by the coding sequence ATGCGGACTCGGTCCATCGCACACATCGGGGCACTGAGCCTGATCGGCGCCCTGGCACTGGCTGGCTGCGGCAGCTCGAACTCCAGCACCGCTGGCGGAGGCGGCCTCACGTCGGGATCCTCGCCCACGGGCGGGGCCAGCGGCGGCACCTACACCATCGGCTTCGAGGGCCCCCTCTCGGGAAGCAACGCACAGCTCGGCATCAACGAGGTGAACGGCGTCCAGCTCGCCGTCGACCAGGCGAACGCCTCGGGCGACCTCGGGTTCACCGTCAAGCTCGTGAAGTCCGACGACCAGGGGAACCCGGCCCTGGCACCCGCCGCGGCCTCGAAGATCATCCAGAACAGCAACGTGATGGGCGTGATCGGGCCGTCGTTCTCCGGCGCGACCCTCGCGGTCGCCAAGAACTACGGCAGCGCCGGGATCACGATCGTCAACCCGTCCGCCTCGGACGGCACGATCCAGACCCACGGCTTCCCGACCTGGCACCGGATCTTCCCCAACGACTACGCCGAGGGCCCGGCCGCGGCCGACTTCCTGGCCAAGCACGCCCAGAAGGTCTTCGTGGTCAACGACCTCAGCGCCTACGGCGCCGGGGTCGCGGGTGCGGTCGCCAAGGAGCTGAAGAAGAAGGGCGTCACGGTCATCACCCAGGGCGTGGACGCCAAGACCACCGACTACGGCCCGATCTCGCAGACGATCGTGAACTCCGGCGCCCAGGCGATGTTCTACGGCGGCTACGACGCCCAGGGCGCGCTGTTCGCCAAGGCGCTGGCTGCGGCCGGCTACAAGGGCATCGCGATGGCCGGCAACGGCGTGAAGGACTCCGTCTTCGAGACGGGCGCCGGCGCGGCCGGTGTCGGCTGGTACTTCAGCTGCGGCTGCCAGGACGCCTCGGTGGCGCCCACGGCCAAGCAGTTCACGGCCGACTACAAGGCGGCGTTCAAGACCGAGCCGGGCACCTACTCCTCGGAGGCCTACGACGCCACCAACATCCTGCTCGCCGCGATCAAGGCAGCGGCGGCGGCTGGAACGGTCACCCGGGCCGCGGTGAACGACGCGGTGAACAAGACCGACTACCAGGGCATCACCGGACACATCACCTTCGGTCCGGACGGTGACCTCCCGGTCGGCGAGGGCACGGTCAACCTGTTCCAGGACAAGAACCAGAAGATCGTCGGTCTCGGCGACATCACGAAGGCGAAGTGA
- a CDS encoding hotdog fold thioesterase, translating to MTDEQIEAFVAGMPEGMGALNDKLGIVLTEVGPDRIVATMPVEGNTQPFGLLHGGASVVLAETLGSLGSALHCPPDRVPVGIDINATHHRAATSGTVTGVATPLHTGRTMASFEIVISDERDRRVCTCRITCALIPRERVPQ from the coding sequence ATGACCGACGAGCAGATCGAGGCCTTCGTGGCCGGCATGCCGGAGGGCATGGGCGCACTCAACGACAAGCTCGGGATCGTCCTCACCGAGGTGGGTCCCGACCGGATCGTGGCGACGATGCCGGTCGAGGGGAACACCCAGCCGTTCGGCCTCCTGCACGGTGGGGCGTCGGTGGTGCTGGCCGAGACCCTGGGCTCGCTGGGGTCGGCGCTGCACTGCCCGCCCGACCGGGTGCCGGTGGGCATCGACATCAACGCGACCCACCACCGGGCCGCGACGTCGGGCACGGTGACCGGAGTCGCGACTCCGCTGCACACGGGGCGCACGATGGCGTCGTTCGAGATCGTGATCAGCGACGAGCGCGACCGACGGGTGTGCACCTGCCGGATCACCTGTGCCCTGATCCCCCGCGAGCGGGTCCCGCAGTAG
- a CDS encoding ANTAR domain-containing response regulator gives MTDAEALPGAAGRTPRARVVIAEDEALIRMDLAEMLAEEGYDVVGQAADGARAVELAEEHRPDLVILDVKMPVLDGISAAERIARARIAPVVILTAFSQRELVERARDAGAMAYLTKPFTRSDLVPAIEIAVSRFSELHALEAELADLGDQLAARKAVDRAKGILQKELALSEPEAFRWIQKTAMDLRRSMREVAEGVVEHGVGGA, from the coding sequence GTGACGGATGCAGAGGCGCTGCCGGGGGCGGCCGGCCGGACCCCTCGTGCCCGGGTGGTGATCGCCGAGGACGAGGCGCTGATCCGGATGGACCTCGCCGAGATGCTCGCCGAGGAGGGGTACGACGTCGTCGGCCAGGCCGCGGACGGCGCGCGAGCGGTCGAGCTGGCCGAGGAGCACCGGCCCGACCTCGTGATCCTGGACGTGAAGATGCCGGTGCTCGACGGCATCTCGGCGGCCGAGCGGATCGCCCGTGCCCGGATCGCGCCGGTGGTGATCCTGACCGCCTTCTCGCAGCGGGAGCTCGTGGAGCGCGCCCGCGACGCCGGGGCGATGGCCTACCTGACCAAGCCGTTCACCCGCTCCGACCTCGTGCCGGCGATCGAGATCGCGGTCAGCCGGTTCTCCGAGCTGCACGCCCTGGAGGCGGAGCTCGCCGACCTCGGCGACCAGCTGGCGGCTCGCAAGGCCGTGGACCGGGCCAAGGGGATCCTCCAGAAGGAGCTCGCGCTGAGCGAGCCGGAGGCCTTCCGCTGGATCCAGAAGACGGCGATGGACCTCCGCCGCTCGATGCGCGAGGTGGCCGAGGGCGTCGTCGAGCACGGCGTGGGCGGTGCCTGA
- a CDS encoding aldo/keto reductase produces MTPPTTYRTSSTFLLGGDLEVHRLGYGAMQITGDGVWGPPADHDGALAVLRAAIEGGVDFIDTADSYGPVVSERLIAEALHPYPAGLVIGTKAGNTRTGPGEWIPVGRPAYLKQQVELSLRNLDVERIDLIQLHRVDPEVPLEDQVGAFAELKAQGKVRHIGMSEVSVAQLEQARAVTEIASVQNLYNLTNRQSQDVLDYATREGIAFIPWFPIATGDLAAPDSPVAEIARELDATPSQVALAWLLHISPVVLPIPGTKSVDHLRENLGASSLELSDADLDRLDRLA; encoded by the coding sequence ATGACCCCTCCCACGACGTACCGCACCTCCTCGACCTTCCTGCTCGGCGGCGACCTCGAGGTCCACCGCCTGGGCTACGGCGCCATGCAGATCACCGGCGACGGTGTCTGGGGCCCGCCCGCGGACCACGACGGTGCCCTGGCCGTGCTGCGCGCCGCGATCGAAGGTGGCGTCGACTTCATCGACACCGCCGACAGCTACGGCCCGGTCGTCAGCGAGCGCCTGATCGCCGAGGCGCTGCACCCCTACCCCGCCGGTCTGGTGATCGGCACGAAGGCGGGCAACACCCGCACCGGTCCCGGCGAGTGGATTCCGGTCGGCCGCCCGGCGTACCTCAAGCAGCAGGTGGAGCTGAGCCTGCGCAACCTCGACGTCGAGCGGATCGACCTCATCCAGCTGCACCGGGTCGACCCCGAGGTGCCCCTCGAGGACCAGGTCGGCGCGTTCGCCGAGCTGAAGGCCCAGGGCAAGGTCCGCCACATCGGCATGTCCGAGGTGTCGGTCGCCCAGCTCGAGCAGGCGCGCGCGGTCACCGAGATCGCCAGCGTGCAGAACCTCTACAACCTGACCAACCGCCAGTCGCAGGACGTGCTCGACTACGCGACCCGTGAGGGCATCGCGTTCATCCCGTGGTTCCCGATCGCGACCGGTGACCTGGCCGCGCCCGACAGCCCGGTGGCCGAGATCGCCCGTGAGCTGGACGCGACGCCCTCGCAGGTGGCGCTGGCCTGGCTGCTGCACATCTCTCCGGTCGTGCTGCCGATCCCGGGCACCAAGTCGGTCGACCACCTGAGGGAGAACCTCGGCGCGTCGTCGCTCGAGCTCTCCGACGCCGACCTGGACCGGCTCGACCGGCTCGCCTGA
- a CDS encoding GNAT family N-acetyltransferase, protein MSRSLVTMREARLSDASALADLWQPYLRRGAEEALEDLASVIEHLDQQPGHRLVVAEYDGAFAGAVYLKTTTYSPVNAEPVLQIHNPAVVAEHRRHGVGRALVECAVTWAEELGIGHVATATASGSREANRFMARIALAPQAVLRMAPTPAVRARLANRHPGTRQMSQVLAVRRSLRSTRSVSGR, encoded by the coding sequence ATGAGTCGGTCCTTGGTGACCATGCGCGAGGCACGTCTGTCGGATGCGAGCGCCCTGGCGGACCTGTGGCAGCCCTATCTGCGCCGCGGAGCCGAGGAGGCGCTGGAGGACCTCGCATCGGTGATCGAGCACCTCGACCAGCAACCGGGTCACCGTCTGGTGGTCGCGGAGTACGACGGCGCGTTCGCCGGCGCGGTCTACCTCAAGACCACGACGTACTCACCCGTCAACGCCGAGCCGGTGCTGCAGATCCACAACCCGGCGGTCGTCGCGGAGCACCGGCGCCACGGTGTGGGTCGGGCACTCGTGGAGTGTGCGGTGACCTGGGCCGAGGAGCTCGGCATCGGCCACGTCGCCACCGCCACGGCCTCGGGCTCACGCGAGGCCAACCGCTTCATGGCCCGGATCGCCCTGGCGCCGCAGGCAGTCCTGCGGATGGCGCCGACGCCGGCCGTGCGCGCGCGGCTCGCCAACCGCCACCCCGGCACCCGGCAGATGTCGCAGGTGCTCGCCGTACGCCGCAGCCTGCGCAGCACTCGGTCCGTCTCCGGCCGTTGA
- the polA gene encoding DNA polymerase I gives MPDASALTATHTDSQTRPRLLLLDGHSIAYRAFFALPVENFSTTTGQHTNAVFGFTSMLINVLRDEQPTHIGVAFDKSRQTFRLAEYAEYKAKRNKTPEEFSSQLPLINEVLDALRIRHLAVEGYEADDIIATLVTEALAEDMEVLILTGDRDSLQLVTEHSTVLYPMRGVSELARMTPDAVEAKYGVPPHRYPELAAIVGESSDNLPGVPGVGPGFAARWINEYDGLDNVITHADRITGKKGEALREHLGDVIRNRRLNALVRDLDLELGPHDLAAQSWDRDLVHTLFDSLEFRVLRERLLESWDVQDATLIDDSGFDLQGARLALGEVAAWLDDHAGPDVRTGVTVQGSWGAGTGELRGIALAAADGQAAWIDVTEVSPADDAAVLGWLGDPHRAKVLHDAKGPMLALAARGWPLRGLVSDTALAAYLVRPDQRSYDLADLTLRYLKRELKQGTADDDQLSLDVDGVGGDAADTAMLHARAVLDLADTLDGEIEQTGGTTLLAEVELPLVDLLATMEQTGIAVDSEHLATLESHFADEVRDAAAEAFRVIGKEINLGSPKQLQVVLFDELGMPKTKRTKTGYTTDADALQQLYEKTEHPFLMALLRHRDVSRLRQTIEGLLKTVQSDGRIHTTFNQTIAATGRLSSTDPNLQNIPIRTEEGRRIREGFVVGKGFDCLMTADYSQIEMRIMAHLSEDALLIEAFKSGQDFHSITASRVFGVPADEVTGAQRAKIKAMNYGLAYGLSAFGLGAQLRIDPGEARGLMDEYFLTFGGVRDYLGGVVDEARRTGFTETLWGRRRYLPDLTSDNRQRREMAERMALNAPIQGSAADLIKVAMLRVDAAVREAGLGSRMLLQVHDELVFEVAEGERETLEDIVRREMGAAASLAVPLDVSVGTGHSWHDAAH, from the coding sequence GTGCCCGACGCCAGCGCCCTGACCGCGACCCACACCGACTCCCAGACCCGGCCCCGGTTGCTGCTGCTGGACGGGCACTCGATCGCCTACCGGGCGTTCTTCGCGCTCCCCGTGGAGAACTTCTCGACGACCACCGGTCAGCACACCAACGCGGTCTTCGGGTTCACCTCGATGCTGATCAACGTGCTCCGTGACGAGCAGCCCACCCACATCGGAGTCGCCTTCGACAAGTCCCGGCAGACCTTCCGCCTCGCCGAGTACGCCGAGTACAAGGCGAAGCGCAACAAGACGCCCGAGGAGTTCTCCAGCCAGCTGCCTCTGATCAACGAGGTGCTCGACGCGCTGCGCATCCGGCACCTCGCCGTCGAGGGCTACGAGGCCGACGACATCATCGCCACCCTGGTCACCGAGGCGCTCGCCGAGGACATGGAGGTGCTGATCCTCACCGGCGACCGCGACTCCCTCCAGCTGGTCACCGAGCACTCGACGGTGCTCTACCCGATGCGCGGGGTCTCCGAGCTGGCCCGGATGACCCCCGACGCGGTCGAGGCGAAGTACGGCGTGCCCCCGCACCGCTATCCCGAGCTCGCCGCGATCGTCGGCGAGAGCTCCGACAACCTGCCCGGTGTGCCCGGGGTCGGCCCCGGCTTCGCCGCGCGCTGGATCAACGAGTACGACGGCCTCGACAACGTGATCACCCATGCCGACCGGATCACCGGCAAGAAGGGCGAGGCGCTGCGCGAGCACCTCGGTGACGTGATCCGCAACCGCCGCCTCAACGCACTGGTCCGCGACCTCGACCTCGAGCTCGGTCCCCACGACCTCGCGGCCCAGTCGTGGGACCGCGACCTCGTGCACACGCTCTTCGACTCCCTGGAGTTCCGGGTGCTGCGCGAGCGGCTGCTCGAGTCGTGGGACGTGCAGGACGCCACCCTGATCGACGACTCCGGCTTCGACCTCCAGGGCGCACGCCTGGCGCTGGGCGAGGTGGCAGCCTGGCTCGACGACCACGCCGGGCCCGACGTCCGGACCGGCGTCACCGTGCAGGGGTCGTGGGGTGCCGGCACCGGCGAGCTGCGCGGGATCGCACTGGCCGCGGCCGACGGTCAGGCCGCCTGGATCGACGTCACCGAGGTCTCGCCCGCCGACGACGCCGCGGTGCTGGGCTGGCTGGGTGACCCGCACCGCGCCAAGGTGCTGCACGACGCCAAGGGCCCGATGCTGGCCCTGGCCGCCCGTGGCTGGCCGCTGCGCGGCCTGGTCAGCGACACCGCTCTGGCCGCCTACCTGGTCCGGCCCGACCAGCGCTCCTACGACCTCGCCGACCTCACGCTGCGCTACCTCAAGCGCGAGCTGAAGCAGGGCACGGCCGACGACGACCAGCTGAGCCTCGACGTCGACGGAGTCGGTGGCGACGCCGCCGACACCGCGATGCTGCACGCGCGGGCCGTGCTCGACCTGGCCGACACGCTCGACGGCGAGATCGAGCAGACCGGTGGCACCACCCTGCTGGCCGAGGTCGAGCTGCCCCTGGTCGACCTGCTGGCGACGATGGAGCAGACCGGGATCGCCGTCGACAGCGAGCATCTCGCGACCCTCGAGTCGCACTTCGCCGACGAGGTGCGCGACGCGGCCGCCGAGGCCTTCCGGGTGATCGGCAAGGAGATCAACCTCGGCTCGCCCAAGCAGCTCCAGGTCGTCCTCTTCGACGAGCTCGGCATGCCCAAGACCAAGCGCACGAAGACCGGTTACACCACCGACGCCGACGCGTTGCAGCAGCTGTACGAGAAGACCGAGCACCCGTTCCTGATGGCGCTGCTCCGGCACCGCGACGTGAGCCGGCTGCGGCAGACCATCGAAGGGCTGCTGAAGACGGTCCAGTCCGACGGTCGCATCCACACGACGTTCAACCAGACCATCGCGGCGACGGGGCGGCTGTCGAGCACCGACCCCAACCTGCAGAACATCCCGATCCGCACCGAGGAAGGGCGCCGGATCCGCGAGGGCTTCGTGGTCGGGAAGGGCTTCGACTGCCTGATGACCGCCGACTACAGCCAGATCGAGATGCGGATCATGGCCCACCTGTCGGAGGACGCCCTCCTGATCGAGGCGTTCAAGTCGGGCCAGGACTTCCACTCGATCACCGCGTCCCGGGTCTTCGGCGTGCCGGCCGACGAGGTCACCGGTGCCCAGCGGGCCAAGATCAAGGCGATGAACTACGGGCTCGCCTACGGGCTCTCGGCGTTCGGGCTCGGCGCGCAGCTGCGGATCGACCCGGGCGAGGCGCGGGGGCTGATGGACGAGTACTTCCTGACCTTCGGCGGGGTCCGTGACTACCTCGGCGGTGTCGTCGACGAGGCCCGGCGCACCGGGTTCACCGAGACGCTCTGGGGTCGCCGCCGCTATCTCCCCGACCTGACCAGCGACAACCGTCAACGTCGCGAGATGGCCGAGCGGATGGCGCTCAACGCCCCGATCCAGGGCTCGGCCGCCGACCTGATCAAGGTCGCCATGCTGCGGGTCGACGCCGCGGTCCGCGAGGCCGGGCTGGGGTCACGGATGCTGCTCCAGGTACACGACGAGCTGGTCTTCGAGGTGGCCGAGGGGGAGCGCGAGACCCTCGAGGACATCGTGCGTCGCGAGATGGGCGCCGCAGCGTCGCTCGCCGTGCCGCTCGACGTCTCGGTCGGCACCGGCCACAGCTGGCACGACGCCGCGCACTGA
- a CDS encoding DUF554 domain-containing protein, producing the protein MITGTGTAVNVATVLLGATVGVLAGHRLPPRSRDLVTDALGLVTLLIAGLSVVSVNDPALAAEVGSSAPLLIVLGSLVLGGIVGSLLRLEQRVEALGGWLQARLSRSADSTGRARFIEGFVTSSLVFCTGPLTILGSLSDGLGHGADQLYLKATLDGFAAIAFAASFGWGVAASALTVLAVQGSLTLLGAGLGNVLSDAGLAAVTASGGLMLVGVALRLLRIREIAVADLLPGLVVAPLLVQVVAAFR; encoded by the coding sequence GTGATCACCGGCACCGGCACCGCGGTCAACGTCGCCACCGTCCTCCTCGGCGCCACCGTCGGCGTCCTGGCCGGCCACCGCCTCCCGCCCCGGAGCCGCGACCTGGTGACCGACGCACTCGGGCTGGTGACCCTGCTGATCGCCGGTCTGTCCGTGGTCTCGGTCAACGATCCCGCCCTGGCCGCGGAGGTGGGCAGCTCGGCCCCGCTCCTGATCGTGCTGGGCTCGCTGGTGCTGGGTGGGATCGTCGGCTCCCTGCTGCGGCTCGAGCAGCGCGTCGAGGCGCTCGGCGGCTGGCTGCAGGCACGCCTGTCGAGATCGGCCGACTCGACCGGACGGGCCCGTTTCATCGAAGGCTTCGTGACCTCCTCGCTGGTCTTCTGCACCGGCCCGCTGACCATCCTCGGCTCGCTGTCCGACGGTCTCGGGCACGGGGCGGACCAGCTCTATCTCAAGGCCACCCTCGACGGGTTCGCCGCGATCGCGTTCGCCGCCTCGTTCGGCTGGGGCGTGGCCGCCAGCGCGCTGACCGTACTGGCGGTCCAGGGCTCGCTCACCCTGCTCGGCGCCGGCCTGGGCAACGTGCTCTCCGACGCCGGGCTGGCCGCGGTCACCGCCAGCGGTGGGCTGATGCTGGTCGGGGTGGCGCTGCGACTGCTGCGGATCCGCGAGATCGCGGTCGCCGACCTGCTCCCGGGGCTCGTGGTCGCCCCGCTGCTCGTGCAGGTCGTCGCGGCGTTCCGCTGA